ATAACGAACTCAAGAAATCCCTCATGGAACAACGAAGGTTCGTTTTTATTCCCACTCTTCATGGAGGGAGAGGCCGCGTGTTCGAATCTGTCTCACTCAGacaaaaactaacaactaatatttatcgataaaaaataactattaattaattaattaatctcttTTGTGATTTTGTCTCATTTCTGTGTTTCCCTGAAACAGGAAGCTGATTGAAGCCATCGAAGAATACCAAGGTGATGACCCTCTTCTTCCCTGGATACAGTGAGTATAAATATATCTCTTTCCATCCCCAATATTCACTTTTCTTTGGGTAGTTTGTATGCAATTTTAGGTTGAAATCTCATTTTCCCCATTATacacaaaatatttaatcttcCCACATGTCATAAATAAATTGCCCTAGGCAAACCCTAAAAATATGTGTTGAATAGGTCAAATCacttaaatttaacaaaagttGGCGTTTCGAACCTTGGACATAATTTTTACCATCCCGTAACTAATATGATCTACTGAGCAATTTTTGCATTAGTTTGAGAACAGTGACTAAAGAGATGAGAAAGATGTTTTTCTGAAGTTTTTTAATGTTCTAATAATAAGTATATACATCAACAATCTATTTGTTTGTATCGAGAGAAAATAAgaggagaaaatatttggaaattTCAACCCAGGAGATTTTGAAATTTcgttttttaaagttattttccCCCATTTTCTCATAATCAAatgcaaacataaaataaaatagtattaaGAATGTTTCATTTGACGTGTTTTacatatgatatattttttcgtATGATATGTGACATGTGCTCTGTTATTGTTTAGTCATTAAGCAACTAAGAGCTTACtgttttactatttatttatctaaattaaCTTTATTGATGTTGAAGGTGTATCAAGTGGGTTCAGGAGGCGTTTCCTCCTGGCGGAGACAGCTCGGGGCTGGTGGTGATTTATGAGCAGTGTGTGCGTGCCTTTTGGCACTCAGAGCTCTATAAGGATGATCTTCGCTACCTCAAAGTGTGGCTTGAATATGTCGGTATCCTTTATCACACTCTTGAATGCATTATAATGTGGTTACTTCAATTATTTGTGACAGTTTAAGCAATGTTGCAGGCAGATAATTGCTTTGATGCAGACGTCATCTATGCTTTTCTGGATGCAAATGGAATTGGAAAAACTCATTCCATTTTCTACATTTCATATGCTTTGCATTTGGAATCTAAGAACAAGTTTAAAGCTGCCAATCAGATGATGGAGCTTGGCATATCTAGGTAGTGACCCTAATCTCTCGGAGCCTGTGAGAAGGAAATCTTTTCTTGTGTGATTTATGTTAgttcttatattatatatatatatatatatatatatatatatataaaatataatataatataagaacAGTTGAATAACTCCATTTTCTCCGATTGGCTACTCCAAAGTGCTTTTCATGTAATttcatttcaaacaaatttggaAATGCTGCTACATTTCCCCTCCATTTTGTTACCTTGGCTTGGATTTGGTTTTGGAGTGTGGTTCAaaagtgtttgtgtgtgtgttcaTAATCATATTCTGGTGGTATGCTATCATGTACTACTTTGATGTTGTACTTTTCATTATGACCTTCATGTGTTGCAAACTTGCAAATGATATTCCTCATTTGATTGGTGCATTTTTGCAGGAATGCTCAACCGGTTGATAAATTGAAGGCTGCTTATAGACAATTTTTTGCACGCTCAATGGCAAGGCCTATAGCTATAGATGTATGTGGTGTTCCAATTGAGTACCTCTTTGAAACTGTTATAATTATAGTATGATCTATTGATCTATCTACTATTCTTCTGCTGTCTAGGATGCAGTAGAAAAACTGGCACCCACGCGTAGCTTTGGAACTGTTCTTGCCAAGGGAGAAAATCGTGAGTCCTTTATTTTGTGCAATATCTGTTGCCTCAAATTCCTGAATACGAATTCTGAACATCTTCCCTGTGGTTGCAGGTGCACCGCTGTCCATTTTGAACTCGAACCGTGATCCTTGTGCTAAGAATGATAGGTAATAGGGTTGTTTCTTTGGCTTTTTTAGTTGTTGGAGTTGGTTATctggtggttcttcctttcatttccttttgttcttgtatttttgcattgtaaaatacttatttttcaaattgcACCCTGTCCATCCATCTACTGAGAATGATAGGTAATAGGGTTGTTTATTGGCTTTATTAGTTGGAGTTGGCTATgtggtggttcttcctttcatttcctttatttaatatttttttattatcataaaatgCTTATTTTTCAAATTGCACACTACACAGTATTGTATTGTAGAGAAGTATATGAATTGTTAACTCCAAACTCATGCAACTTTGCTCCTTAGTCATTTTGAATGTGAAGGGTTTCGCATCTCCTATGAAAATTTTTTATTCAGAATTCTTGATGAATGTCCATCATATTGTTCTCTCTTCATGTAGGACCCGAGCAGCTCCACTTTCCATTTATAAAGATTCAGCTGACACTGGTGATACTGATCCTCATAAGCCAGACCTGTCGCACTCTTGGCACACACTTGGAGCTCGAGCTGACAGAAATAAGGAAAACAATGCAATTCCTGGCAAGTGGAAGTCCTATAAGGTGCTAATTTTCACATCTTTTTTGCTTGCCTTTTCATGATtgttcataaatcataatataacatattaCCAAACTGTACTTTCTTTTGGTATGTGTGTTCTATATTCATTTAATGCCCAAGTTACGGAATGATTTCAGATTCCACAGCGACCTGGGACTAGAACTGGAGGGGCTACTGCAAGTGCCTTTATCCCAGTGTTTGTTGATGAAGAATGTCAAGAGTAAGTGGAATCACTTTCCCTTGTCAGTTTTTGGCTGTCAGGTTTACATAAAGATGTTTCCGAAATGGCAACCAACTCaattttgttctttcaaactTAGTTTTCCTTAAAAATGGGGTGAAAAATatatcattcttataatttttcatatctaTGTAATCCTGAAATATTTTATTCCTATCAATATTTTAGAGTACACAACTTGTCCTTTTGAGTTATTACGGGAAATGAGATTCCATCAAGATTGGTTTTAGTAGttttaaaaaagtgattttaaaatataagaactaaaatcaaTCCTGGATTTTTCATCGGTTGGGGGGAGAATCAATCCTGGAATTTTTATTCCTATCAATTTTTAGAGTGCACAACTTGTCCTTTGGAGCTACCATTGGAAACGAGATTTGAtcaaaattggtttttaagtccttacattttaaaaatgtatcaTTTTAATCCTGAAATTTTATTCCTACGAATTTTTAGACTACACAGGTTGTCCCTTGAGTTATCATTTCAAAAATTACAAGGACATTATCTTTATAATGTAGggactaaaatcaattttgactaAAACTTAAGGGACTTGAACACATTTTACCTTGCAAGAGAAAAGTTTAACCTTTTCTTGTTCGAAAAGAATAATGTTAAGAATGACTCGGTAGGATGCTATGGAATGAAGGTTTATGTGCTTCTGGTCTATGGTTGGATTTCTTTTGTAGATTATAGTCCTGAACTACTTACATGTTGTAACAGTTCACAGAGTAAGAAAGCAGAGGGTTGCAAGTCGTCAAATTTGAAGATTAGGCAAGAGGACGACAAGGAACTGAAaaggtaattaattaatctgATTCACGTGACAATTTCTGAAAAGGGGTCCTCATGAATTGACACCTATCTGTATAATTGTTCCTTTCAGGGAAACAGAGCTACTGAGGAAGAATCCATTACGCAACTTTCCTCAAAACAGCCTCCCTAGATAATTCATTGAACCTTTGATGGAAGCCATGGATTGCAGCAGTGTTGTGCCATAATTTCTTCAACAGTTTGCCGCTCAGCTTTCCCCTGGAAAGCTTGACCACATTTAACATGTGCTTTCTAGTTGGTACTGGAATTTCGGGTTTGTTTAATTGGTTGAAAACAATGTACGAGTAATATGGTTGAAAATAATGTACGAGTAATATTTGGACAGAGAATTTAAGAAATTTGTAATGTGAGGCTACATGTCATTACCTCAATTCAATTCGGGTTTGTTTAATTGGTTGAAAACAATGTACGAGTAATATGGTTGAAAACAATGTACGAGTAATATTTGGACAGAGAATTTAAGAAATTTGTAATGTGAGGCTACATGTCATTACCTCAATTCAATTCTGTTCATTTGCAAAACTAATATTGTAAAATTGGTAGtctattttttccaaaataaactGGCGTGTTCGTATAAGGAAAATACTTTCATGTGAATCATGAATTCTGTAAATTATGAAtgaataaatttgtttgattataaatattgtaggaaacattattttatgagcatattattttttaggttaaattataattttagttctaTGATTTTGGTTCTCAATCTTGATAAGAGTGGaacttatgattttatattcaaaaataaaataataaattattgagatacttgttttattttttaattaattttataaatactgtTTTGTACGAatcattaattaagaattattaatttttttgaattaaattttttataaattataaaagtatttaatataatatttttaattttattttatatcattttataattaattttcataaattaatatataaattatttacataaattattttgtaaattaattttaataaacaaattattttactcaaattacataaatcaatataattacttCAATCAATACGTAAATTccaaaactaaataaatttattttaatatgcaaattatttttattctaattatataaatcaataaaaatttaatatttatttttttagaaaacttagtgttaatatttttgttttaactataaaaaattatttagtaaataagttttttaatatcaattatataaataaagaaaattacataaattaatatgtaaatcattttatgtaatttataaaatttatttttatatataaataatacaaatttttattttaattataatacgtaataaatatttcatttttttagattatttaaatattcttttaaatttacataatatgtataaattacataaaatcatttttctgatataatcaatatattataataaaataagaacaaacttttatatagaataatttactaatttatattaaaataaaattttataataaaaataaatacatctaaaattaaatatgaaatattttttaatttataaattttgataattcaaaaataatgaataactCTTGACTaatgattcataaaaaatagtgtttataaaattaactaatgaaaacaagtgttttgatgttttattcttatttttaaataaataatcatgagTTCAACTATTATCaagatcttttttattttttactttatttaactCCTTGTCATATAAGTTCCATGTCagtgaagaaacaaaaatcataaattaaaaattatatgaagatcaaaattacaatttagtatattttttaaacaatcaaactaaacatggGAACTAATGGGGTTAGGTCTACAGGAAGAAGAGGCTAGTTTCATACAACTAAAAGTTTCAAGGAAACTAAAAATTTTCTCCTATACCAAGGCCCCTTGAAGTTTATTGCAATGATTTGGCAAATTGCCCTAAATGGGGTCTTTTTAGAAACTATTTCTCAGAATGGGGTTGTCTCTAAAGATTTTTCATCATGGGTCTGTTTTGCATGTGAAACCAGCCATCCATGCATGCATATCGCCAGCATGCATGGCGAGACAAGCCTGCACGGGATCCGCCAGGGGGGCTGGCGATTTGGCACCCCTTTGTCGCCACTATGCCTGACGATTTGTCTTTGGCGTGTAGATGACACATGCTTTGTGCAGAGGGTGCAGGCTAGGGGGTCACAGGCTATGCTGGTGTCGCAACCAGGGATGGCGATTTGTGTGGAGCCTAAATCGCCACTTGTATTGGCGATATGTGGCTGTTGTGCTTTTAAATAGAAAATCTATGGAATGCTTTGTGCCTTATAAAAACGGCTGAACCTGTGTGAATGCTCTTGGTGTCTGTAAAGAATTTCTCAGTCTTCTAAGTgtttttaaatttctctccagtaatttctcttttatgttgtattaatttatttattaatttatgtagtatcgtttttatttatttgaagtatgtTTGCTGTgcctttaaattgaaaattcatgTGATGCTTTATCCTCCATGGTTTGTGCCTCTAAAGAAAATTGTTGAGCCTGTGAATGCTTTGTGTTCGTGGGTCTAAAAAATTCCGAGTCTGTGAATGGTTTTGTGTTGGTGCCTCTAAAATTTTTTTAGTGTTGTAAGTGTTTTTAAATTTCTGTTAATCATTAATTTctctatcatttttatttattaatatatgtgggattgtttttatttatttgtgtcataccctaatttcgttcggggattattatttgatgatatacaacgtTTGATTGGCCgtttcgagatacttggcaccctttgttgcacaatatgtgaagtcccgagacgtgccgaaaatcaaaaggaagcaggcttacgcgatccgtgaaaattccgtaatgtgacggaaattgaaaggaggtgtttttcgcaatccgtgagttttcgtaacttcttcgaaagctaaaaaagagtaaatacataatccgtaaggattcgtaaccttgcggaaggaaaataagtatcgttacgaaattcgtaaagtttcgtaacgttacagaaaaagaattaccaaaaaaggtaaaggggtgcatttagtaaaaaagggggtacaaatagcaatcaggcccacttgggccttctagattcttcctccagaaggctgttgcttctggagaaaGCAACCTTGCtctcctgggcgagctgggtggcaagctcctcccctattttgctataaatagggggaggagtgaagagagaaggggttcaaccttcttggcacttcttattctctcgaaattgctgaggaaaattgtttccgtgaagaaaatccaagccgaggcgctttcgtaacgtttccgtgagtaattacgcgaagattctcgaccgttcttcaacattcatcgttcgttcttcgttttcttcagtcttcaactggtaagtaccccaaaccgagcttttcaattcattctatgtacccgtggtggtccacattttgtttcatgtatttttattctcgttttcattcgctttctatacccccttttgacgtgcttcagtcatttatttaagtcatttctcgtctaatctaaaaataaaataaatttccaccgatcatttgaattgtatcatccgttaatttcggttaaaatgaattccgaccattcggtcgtgtcgtaaccacgttggaaataaaaaaagaggtaaaataataatataataataaaaaatatcttttagtcaaatgaagcgaaaaaatcaatcggacgttttctctttgggatttctcattcttaattggattgactaataactaaagtgaaactaaggctaaaatcaactcgcctagtcaagctcgtccacaaaaaatagggtttgaaagtttatcatttcaatttcttaccaagtaaaaaggatcatttttaaggtccaacgccttaaaaatgatcacaaattcaagtaaaaagaatcgcttgattcactcttaagaaagaactacgtaggtctgatttcctctccaaaggagggtacgtaggagcaaaagccccgcttttgtcgacctcaaaaaataaaaagaaataaaagttaaggtaatacaatttctacaattctaaaaaataggctgttgtcctttgagacaaacgtgagaggtgctaataccttcctcaaacgtaaatacaactcccgaacttagaatttttattttgaccagtttccttcgattttcccgacgttttccacaaataaacgttggtggcgactccacgcatcttttcctcctttggaaagtgcacccgtgagcctcgcctcgctcgcccgcaaaagggcatgttgcgacaatttgaaataattattttgagtatAGAATATGCTTTCCTGTATGCTTCATGGTTTGTgcctctaaaaaaaaattgttgagtcTGTGAATGCTTTTATGTTGGTACCTCTATAAATATTTGTAAGTcttctaaatgtttttaaagtttGTCTTAATGAGTAATTTCTGTTTTGttgcatcatttttatttattaatttatgaggGATCGTTTTTATTtagttgaaataattattttgagttcGGAATAAATTTGAAGTTTCGACagacatcatttttatttattaatttctatgacattgttttaatttattttaagtaattatttttagtctgaaataaaatttgagtttcgagtattttttgtaattaaatatttttttttggagttaTTAATGttagcattaattatttataataggaAGTTAGTAATGAATTGTTTTGCCTTTAAAATGTATACTTTGGAAGGTTTCGTTCggcctttaaattttttactttgaaagcgttaaagttttttaagtttgtacatcatatgattaattttttgttagaataaatttttaatatgaagtgtggtatttttaatgtttaatttttccgTTTGAGTgtagtattttttgaattagaattatttattttgaagttattatttttaagattaattatctATAATAGCAACTTCGTTAATGGTTTGACGTGcctttaaaatttttactttGTGAGCGTACAAGTTTTTTAAGTTTGTGGcatgatattt
This region of Glycine max cultivar Williams 82 chromosome 7, Glycine_max_v4.0, whole genome shotgun sequence genomic DNA includes:
- the LOC100799090 gene encoding Mitotic spindle checkpoint protein BUBR1-like, which encodes MAETEIEKITTIDPETEFLASKIRNGNEWETFKENVRPLKRGRNVNLLNHALNSHTDNELKKSLMEQRRKLIEAIEEYQGDDPLLPWIQCIKWVQEAFPPGGDSSGLVVIYEQCVRAFWHSELYKDDLRYLKVWLEYADNCFDADVIYAFLDANGIGKTHSIFYISYALHLESKNKFKAANQMMELGISRNAQPVDKLKAAYRQFFARSMARPIAIDDAVEKLAPTRSFGTVLAKGENRAPLSILNSNRDPCAKNDRTRAAPLSIYKDSADTGDTDPHKPDLSHSWHTLGARADRNKENNAIPGKWKSYKIPQRPGTRTGGATASAFIPVFVDEECQDSQSKKAEGCKSSNLKIRQEDDKELKRETELLRKNPLRNFPQNSLPR